In the genome of Massilia sp. W12, the window GCGCGCGCTGCAGCCGGCGGCTTCTTCATACAGCGTCACGGCGTCATCCATTTTTTTCTTGCCATCGAGTTTGAGCAAAGCGTTGGCGTATTCGGTGCGCGCAATCGCCGAATCAGGATTTAACTCCAGCGCTTTTTTGAAGTACTTATAACTTTCTTCTTTTTTCACGCCATACGTCATGCTGGCGATCATGCTGCCTACCGCGTCAATGATTTCGGCGTGATAAGCGCCCATTGCGATATGCGCATCCGCATGCTTGGGCGAGAGTTCCAGCGCGCGGTCAAGACTGGCGCGCACTTTTTTAGCGATGCCTTGCGAGAGCGCTTTGACAATTGAAATGCCCTGCGCATAACGGCCCAGCGCAAACGCATGCCAGTAATAAGCGTTGGCGTCATCAGGCCGGGCTTCCTGCTGTTCTTCGCAACGTTTGGCGATTTCCTCAAACATGGCGATTTTTTTCTTCTCATTATCTTCCAGATAAGTGGCGTAAATGCCGGCGGCCTTGTTGGCCACGTTATAGCCGTCAATGCCCTGCTCCAGCCCCAATTGCACCGCTTTTTCAAAGTCGCCGGCGTGGAAAGCAATCCAGGCCTGGATTAATTTGGCGTCTTTGGGCAGCGGCTCGGCGTCGCCGGCGTGCAATTGCGGCCAGGCTTTTTTCAGGCTGGCGGCGGTGTATTGGTAAGCGTCTTCAGGATAGGGGAAGGCTTGAAAGGCCATGGCGGCTCCTTATTTGAGTTTCTTTAAATATTCTTCCGATAATTTTTCAAACAGCAGCCGGGTGTCGCCGCGCAAATACGGGCCGATTTGCGACAAGACCTGATAACAGCCGCGCGCCAGGGCTTCGGACATGGCTTGCTGTTCAGTATATTTGCGCGGATTGCGCACATATTCATACGAGAGCCAATAAGTCGCCACCACCACCATATTGGTGGCCATGGCTTCGATTTCGGTGTCGCTGGCGTCGAGCGATTTTTCGCTGCGCAAGTCCTCGCACAAGCCCTTGGCGACCTTGATCTTGTGCGCCAGGATTTGCTTGAAATGCAGCTCCAGCTTGCGGTTGCGCGACAGCAAATCATTCAGATCGCGGTAAAAAAAGCGATAGCGCCAGATCAACTCAAACATCAGGTGCAGATACAGCCAGACGTCTTCCAGATTCGAGCGCCGCCCTTCAGGA includes:
- a CDS encoding TetR/AcrR family transcriptional regulator, which translates into the protein MQQKAPRRTRERILELSLRLFNEFGEPNITTTVIAEEMNISPGNLYYHFRNKDDIVNSIFSQFEGEIERILAVPEGRRSNLEDVWLYLHLMFELIWRYRFFYRDLNDLLSRNRKLELHFKQILAHKIKVAKGLCEDLRSEKSLDASDTEIEAMATNMVVVATYWLSYEYVRNPRKYTEQQAMSEALARGCYQVLSQIGPYLRGDTRLLFEKLSEEYLKKLK